In Finegoldia magna ATCC 53516, a genomic segment contains:
- the cysS gene encoding cysteine--tRNA ligase, which translates to MKLYNTLTRKKEEFKPIKEKNVGIYVCGPTVYNYIHVGNARPIVVFDTLRRYFIYKGYNVKFVSNFTDIDDKIINKAKDEDIDFREITKKYIQAYLDNVSGLNFDEEDTIHPKATEYIDEMIKFVKTLEDKGAAYNVDGNVYFDITKAKDYGKLSKKNIDDLRAGARIDVNSEKKNPMDFALWKKRKEESEPAWESPWGMGRPGWHLECSVMSKSILGDTIDIHAGGEDLQFPHHENEIAQSETCTGAHFANYWLHNSMITVDKEKMSKSKNNFFLLKDIEKEFDLEVIRLWLLSVHYRNPIDFSHDTLVATKNSLERLYTAKKFLNRILENSSEKEGSDDNIQSFREKFEQAMDDDINTSDAISVLFDFIKYINKNYDENTSKNILTEAKKLMDDISYVLGILFKEEDDDLDSEIEDLIEQRNAARKEKDFKKADEIRDKLLSMGIVLKDTRDGVIWERSN; encoded by the coding sequence ATGAAGTTATACAATACACTGACACGAAAAAAGGAAGAATTTAAACCAATAAAAGAAAAAAATGTCGGTATATACGTATGTGGCCCTACTGTTTATAATTATATTCACGTTGGAAATGCAAGACCGATTGTGGTATTTGATACTTTGCGAAGATATTTTATTTACAAAGGATATAATGTTAAATTTGTAAGCAACTTCACTGATATCGACGACAAAATTATCAATAAAGCAAAAGATGAAGATATAGATTTCAGAGAAATCACTAAGAAATACATTCAAGCTTACTTGGATAATGTTTCAGGACTTAATTTCGATGAAGAAGACACAATCCACCCAAAAGCTACTGAATATATCGATGAGATGATTAAATTCGTTAAAACTTTGGAAGACAAAGGTGCAGCTTATAATGTGGATGGCAATGTGTACTTTGATATCACAAAGGCAAAAGACTACGGCAAATTATCTAAGAAAAATATAGATGATTTACGTGCTGGTGCGAGGATAGATGTCAACAGCGAAAAGAAAAATCCAATGGATTTTGCTTTGTGGAAAAAGAGAAAAGAAGAAAGTGAACCGGCTTGGGAAAGTCCCTGGGGAATGGGAAGACCTGGTTGGCACTTGGAATGCTCTGTAATGAGTAAATCAATTTTGGGTGACACTATTGACATTCACGCCGGTGGAGAAGATTTGCAATTTCCACACCACGAAAATGAAATCGCACAATCAGAAACATGCACTGGGGCTCACTTTGCAAATTATTGGCTACACAACTCAATGATAACTGTAGACAAGGAAAAAATGAGCAAATCAAAGAATAATTTCTTTTTGTTAAAGGACATAGAAAAGGAATTTGATTTGGAAGTTATCAGATTGTGGTTGTTATCAGTTCACTACAGAAATCCAATTGATTTTAGTCACGACACATTAGTAGCTACGAAAAATTCTCTTGAAAGATTGTACACGGCGAAGAAGTTCTTGAACAGAATTTTAGAAAATTCTTCTGAAAAAGAAGGAAGTGATGATAACATACAATCATTCAGAGAAAAATTCGAACAAGCTATGGACGATGACATCAACACATCAGATGCAATTAGTGTATTGTTTGATTTTATTAAATATATCAACAAAAATTACGATGAAAATACATCGAAAAACATCTTAACTGAAGCTAAGAAATTGATGGATGATATTTCTTATGTTTTGGGAATTTTATTCAAAGAAGAAGACGATGATTTGGATTCTGAAATTGAAGATTTGATTGAACAAAGAAATGCTGCTAGAAAAGAAAAAGACTTCAAAAAGGCAGACGAAATAAGAGACAAACTCTTATCTATGGGAATTGTGTTGAAAGACACAAGAGATGGAGTTATATGGGAGAGAAGTAATTAA
- the gltX gene encoding glutamate--tRNA ligase, which produces MSEVRVRFAPSPTGFLHIGGLRTALYNYLYAKRNNGKFLLRIEDTDRTRYVDGAIENLLEQLKWAGLDPDEGVVLDDEGKVTEVGECGPYVQSDRVKQGLYQKYIDELIEKGYAYYCFCSKERLDQVKAQQKADGLMPKYDGLCRGISIEDAKKRIANGEEYVIRLKLPENKEITFNDAIKGKITFNTNDMDDQVLIKSDGFPTYHFAVVVDDHLMGITHIVRGDEWISSTAKHVYMYQCFGWDVPEFVHLPVVLNKSGKKLSKRNDDVAVKDFRTKGYLPEAIDNYLALVGWSSEDNQEIMSMDELKQKFDFSRVSKSGGVFDTEKLNWINRHYIKEIENEELASMLKPYLVEDGVISEDYPDYKLLEIASLFKEELDYLAEITEKVEFLFKDYEMDDDAKEFLNYEKLDELMNALKEEIESVDEIEKEFASGIMKRVQKKTGIKGKDLWMTTRAVVTGNVHGPDLDSIMVVLGKQEVLDRINKALNR; this is translated from the coding sequence ATGAGTGAAGTAAGAGTAAGATTTGCTCCAAGTCCAACAGGATTTTTGCATATTGGTGGACTTAGAACAGCTTTATATAATTATTTGTATGCTAAAAGAAATAACGGAAAATTTCTTTTGAGAATTGAAGATACTGATAGAACTAGATATGTTGACGGTGCTATCGAAAATTTATTGGAACAATTAAAATGGGCAGGACTTGATCCAGACGAAGGTGTTGTCCTTGATGATGAAGGCAAAGTAACTGAAGTTGGTGAATGTGGCCCTTACGTTCAATCTGACAGAGTAAAACAAGGATTGTATCAAAAATATATTGACGAATTAATCGAAAAAGGTTACGCATATTATTGTTTCTGTTCAAAAGAAAGATTGGATCAAGTTAAAGCGCAACAAAAAGCAGACGGCTTGATGCCAAAATACGACGGACTTTGCAGAGGAATTAGCATTGAAGATGCTAAAAAAAGAATTGCAAATGGCGAAGAATATGTTATTAGATTGAAACTTCCTGAAAACAAAGAAATCACATTTAACGATGCGATCAAAGGTAAGATTACATTCAACACTAATGATATGGACGATCAAGTTTTGATAAAATCAGACGGATTTCCAACTTATCACTTTGCAGTTGTAGTTGACGACCATTTGATGGGAATTACTCATATTGTTCGTGGTGATGAATGGATTTCTTCAACAGCAAAGCATGTGTATATGTATCAATGTTTCGGATGGGATGTTCCAGAATTTGTTCACTTACCAGTTGTTTTGAACAAATCAGGCAAGAAATTATCCAAGAGAAATGACGACGTTGCAGTTAAAGATTTCCGTACAAAGGGATATTTACCAGAAGCTATCGACAATTATCTAGCACTAGTAGGTTGGTCAAGTGAAGATAACCAAGAAATTATGTCGATGGATGAATTGAAACAAAAATTTGATTTCAGTAGAGTTTCAAAATCCGGCGGAGTTTTCGATACAGAAAAATTAAACTGGATCAACAGACACTATATTAAAGAAATAGAAAACGAAGAATTAGCATCAATGTTAAAACCATACTTGGTTGAAGATGGTGTGATTTCGGAAGATTATCCAGATTACAAATTATTAGAAATCGCTTCATTATTCAAAGAAGAATTGGATTATTTGGCAGAGATTACTGAAAAAGTTGAATTCTTGTTCAAGGATTACGAAATGGATGATGATGCTAAGGAATTCTTAAACTACGAAAAATTAGACGAATTAATGAATGCATTAAAAGAAGAAATCGAATCAGTTGATGAAATCGAAAAAGAATTTGCATCAGGGATTATGAAGAGAGTTCAAAAGAAAACTGGAATCAAGGGTAAGGATTTGTGGATGACTACAAGAGCTGTGGTTACTGGAAATGTTCACGGACCAGACTTGGATTCTATTATGGTAGTTTTAGGAAAACAAGAAGTTTTAGATAGGATAAACAAAGCTTTAAATAGATAG
- a CDS encoding MATE family efflux transporter: MNLALKKSKFFGDKNFYKGVLVLAIPIIIQQLITSFVNMLDNIMVGQTGTFAMSGVSVANQLITVFNLAIFGLVSAASIFAAQFAGKKDYKNVQNCLYFDVVLSFIVSVISVFIFWVFGEKLLYLFMNPDTDSAKNIATTMKFALDYTKIMTIGFIPFAFSQSISSSMRVNGETRLPMITSVITVLVNFVFNLILIFGLLGFPALGPKGAAIATVISRFVELSLFIYFANKNKLRFTFYSNFFKNFHIDTGLFKNITVAGIPLIINEVLYSLGIAAITQSYSTRGIEALAAYNIAQTIIGLFIVFNLAMGDCISIMVGRLLGSGNVDEAVDTDRKLIVFSLMLSLVVGIVLIILAPLFPEFYNTTDDVKLMATNMLRVGGAFLWISALYNASYFTLRSGGKTVLTLLFDSVGIVLISYPISFLLAKFTDLNVVLMYLIISVIDLYKVVLGLYLVGKKIWVKNLAK; the protein is encoded by the coding sequence TTGAATTTAGCATTAAAGAAAAGTAAGTTTTTTGGGGATAAAAATTTCTACAAAGGAGTATTGGTGTTAGCAATTCCAATCATTATTCAGCAGCTTATTACATCGTTTGTAAATATGTTGGATAATATTATGGTTGGACAGACTGGAACTTTTGCGATGAGTGGAGTCTCTGTAGCGAACCAATTGATTACTGTGTTCAACTTGGCAATTTTCGGGCTTGTGTCAGCGGCTAGTATTTTTGCGGCACAATTTGCAGGTAAAAAAGATTACAAGAACGTACAAAACTGTTTGTATTTTGATGTGGTGTTATCTTTTATCGTTTCTGTGATTAGTGTGTTTATTTTCTGGGTTTTTGGCGAGAAATTATTGTATTTATTTATGAATCCAGACACGGATTCTGCAAAAAATATTGCTACGACTATGAAATTTGCACTTGATTATACCAAAATTATGACTATTGGATTTATTCCATTTGCTTTTTCGCAGTCGATTTCTTCTTCAATGAGAGTAAATGGTGAAACTAGGCTTCCGATGATAACAAGCGTGATTACGGTTTTAGTGAATTTCGTGTTCAATTTGATTTTGATTTTCGGACTTTTAGGATTTCCCGCATTGGGGCCAAAGGGTGCTGCGATTGCGACTGTTATTTCGAGATTTGTAGAACTTTCATTGTTTATTTATTTTGCGAACAAGAATAAATTAAGATTCACATTTTATTCTAATTTCTTCAAGAATTTCCACATAGATACAGGTCTTTTCAAAAACATAACTGTTGCGGGAATTCCTTTGATTATCAATGAAGTTTTGTATTCTTTGGGGATTGCTGCGATTACTCAATCTTATTCAACAAGAGGTATTGAAGCGTTGGCGGCGTACAATATTGCTCAGACAATTATAGGACTTTTCATCGTTTTTAACTTGGCGATGGGAGATTGTATTTCGATTATGGTAGGTAGACTTTTGGGAAGTGGAAATGTAGATGAGGCTGTAGACACCGACAGGAAATTAATTGTGTTTTCATTGATGTTATCACTTGTAGTTGGAATTGTGTTGATTATTTTGGCGCCGCTTTTTCCAGAATTTTACAATACAACTGATGATGTAAAATTGATGGCGACAAATATGCTTAGAGTTGGTGGAGCGTTTTTATGGATTTCTGCTTTGTACAATGCGTCATATTTTACACTCAGAAGCGGAGGCAAAACTGTATTGACTTTGCTTTTTGATTCAGTGGGAATTGTTTTGATTTCGTATCCGATTTCGTTTTTATTAGCAAAGTTTACAGATTTAAATGTCGTGTTGATGTATTTGATTATTTCTGTGATTGATTTGTACAAGGTTGTTTTGGGGTTGTATTTGGTTGGAAAGAAAATTTGGGTAAAAAATTTGGCGAAATAA
- a CDS encoding GNAT family N-acetyltransferase — protein sequence MKYENFILKCEDIEIKALEMKCLDDFHEYAIQEEVGPSAGWKPHKSIKQSKKILKDFINSKLEYGIFLDDKLIGMIGVYEDDYLYEQPEFEDKTGVEIGYSLNKNYWNRGIMTKVVKCFVNHLLEDLDYDYIYCSCFVENNRSTRVIEKCGFKFYGEHLYENFDGTNKLCNYFYIENLKEG from the coding sequence ATGAAGTACGAAAATTTTATTTTAAAATGTGAAGATATAGAAATAAAAGCGTTGGAAATGAAATGTTTAGATGATTTCCATGAATACGCTATTCAAGAAGAGGTGGGACCATCTGCAGGATGGAAACCACACAAATCCATCAAACAATCCAAGAAAATTCTCAAAGATTTCATCAATTCAAAGTTAGAATACGGAATTTTTCTGGATGACAAACTAATAGGAATGATTGGAGTGTACGAAGACGATTATTTGTATGAACAGCCAGAATTCGAAGATAAGACCGGGGTTGAAATTGGATATAGTTTGAACAAAAATTATTGGAATCGCGGGATTATGACGAAGGTTGTGAAGTGTTTTGTGAATCATTTGCTTGAGGATTTGGATTACGATTATATTTATTGCAGCTGTTTTGTTGAAAATAATAGAAGTACAAGGGTTATTGAAAAATGTGGGTTCAAGTTTTACGGTGAACATTTATATGAAAACTTTGATGGAACAAATAAGCTTTGCAATTATTTTTATATAGAAAATTTGAAGGAGGGATAG
- a CDS encoding IS110 family transposase has translation MEKLEKLKEEVKITMEATGKYHLPILYELKDRGYFVTVINPLKMKQYCRALNFRKAKNDKMDAKQIAEYGLMYWKELEEYKVDEENYRVLKELNRNYQHYMELRIDQMNYIDQTIHQTFPGIKKLILHNSGDFSKDKLLDFSEKWWHKDLVLEKTEEEFIEEYKRWAKEKRYHPNANKAKAIYQLAEDSISTQPSHNTKIETNIREGINLIKQINQILNRILSQMIEISEPLEEYQ, from the coding sequence ATAGAGAAACTAGAAAAATTAAAAGAAGAAGTAAAAATAACAATGGAAGCAACAGGAAAATATCATCTACCAATACTTTATGAATTAAAAGATAGAGGATACTTTGTAACAGTAATAAATCCATTAAAAATGAAACAATATTGTCGAGCATTAAACTTTAGAAAAGCAAAAAATGACAAGATGGATGCAAAACAAATAGCAGAATATGGACTAATGTATTGGAAAGAATTAGAAGAATACAAAGTAGATGAAGAAAACTACAGAGTCTTAAAAGAATTAAACAGAAACTACCAACATTACATGGAGCTAAGAATCGATCAAATGAACTACATAGATCAAACAATACATCAAACATTTCCAGGCATAAAAAAACTAATACTACATAATTCAGGAGACTTTTCAAAAGACAAACTCTTAGACTTTTCAGAAAAATGGTGGCATAAAGACCTAGTATTAGAAAAAACAGAAGAAGAATTTATAGAAGAATATAAAAGGTGGGCAAAAGAAAAGAGATACCATCCAAATGCAAACAAAGCAAAAGCCATTTACCAATTAGCAGAGGATAGTATCTCAACACAACCTTCCCATAACACAAAAATAGAAACAAATATCAGAGAAGGAATAAACCTGATAAAACAAATAAATCAGATTCTAAATAGAATTTTATCACAAATGATAGAAATATCCGAGCCCTTAGAAGAATATCAATAA
- the hcp gene encoding hydroxylamine reductase: MEKTIEKNEEMFCYQCQETAKNIACTKKGVCGKTSDVANIEDLLVWVTKGLGEILTRMRKENKDISNLHSYVNNNLFTTITNANFHYEDLLEKVKETIDLNQKLIEGLDDKENLSKAALYNEKDDDELKLKSQIIGVLNTLDDDKRSLRELITYGLKGMAAYNRHANVLGKFDENVDEFMENTLAKLMDDSLSVEDLIALTLETGSNGAAAMALLDSANTSAYGNPEISEVNIGVRNNPAILISGHDLKDMEMLLEQTQNTGVDVYTHSEMLPANYYPAFKKYDNFVGNYGNSWWLQDKEFESFNGPILMTTNCIIPPKDSYKDRVFTTGVAAYPGMKHIVADENGHKDFSEIIELAKKCESPKEIEHGKIVGGFAHNQVLALADKVVEAVKNGDIQQFVVMAGCDGRQKGRNYYEDFAKALPDDTIILTAGCAKYRYNKLNLGDINGIPRVLDAGQCNDSYSLVVIAQALQEAFGLDDINDLPISYNIAWYEQKAVIVLLALLSLGVKNIHLGPTLPAFLSPNVANVLVENFGIAPIGEVDEDMEKFGIKTK, from the coding sequence ATGGAAAAAACTATTGAAAAAAATGAAGAAATGTTTTGTTATCAATGTCAAGAAACAGCAAAAAACATCGCATGTACAAAAAAAGGGGTTTGCGGTAAAACATCAGATGTAGCAAACATCGAAGACTTGCTTGTTTGGGTTACAAAAGGGTTAGGCGAAATCCTAACTAGAATGAGAAAAGAAAACAAAGATATCTCTAATTTACATTCTTATGTCAACAATAATTTGTTTACTACAATTACAAACGCAAACTTCCACTATGAAGATTTGTTAGAAAAAGTAAAAGAAACTATCGATTTGAACCAAAAATTAATCGAAGGCTTAGATGACAAAGAAAACTTGTCAAAGGCAGCTTTGTATAACGAAAAAGACGATGATGAATTAAAATTGAAATCACAAATTATCGGCGTGTTGAATACTTTGGATGACGATAAGAGAAGTCTTAGAGAACTTATTACTTACGGATTGAAGGGAATGGCAGCCTACAATAGACACGCTAATGTTTTGGGAAAATTCGATGAAAATGTAGACGAATTTATGGAAAATACTTTAGCAAAATTAATGGACGATAGTTTGTCCGTAGAAGATTTGATAGCTCTTACATTAGAAACTGGATCAAATGGTGCAGCAGCAATGGCTCTTTTGGATAGTGCAAATACATCTGCTTACGGAAATCCAGAAATTTCAGAAGTAAACATCGGTGTTAGAAACAATCCTGCTATTTTGATTTCAGGTCATGATTTGAAAGATATGGAAATGCTTTTGGAACAAACTCAAAACACAGGAGTAGATGTATACACTCACAGTGAAATGTTACCTGCAAATTATTATCCAGCTTTCAAAAAATACGATAATTTCGTGGGAAATTACGGAAACTCTTGGTGGCTACAAGACAAGGAATTCGAATCATTTAATGGTCCAATCTTGATGACTACTAACTGTATAATTCCACCAAAAGATTCTTACAAAGACAGAGTATTCACAACTGGTGTTGCAGCATATCCTGGAATGAAACACATTGTAGCAGATGAAAATGGTCACAAAGATTTCTCAGAAATTATAGAACTTGCAAAAAAATGTGAATCTCCAAAAGAAATTGAACACGGAAAAATCGTCGGTGGATTTGCACACAATCAAGTATTAGCTTTGGCAGACAAAGTTGTTGAAGCAGTTAAAAATGGAGACATTCAACAATTTGTAGTAATGGCTGGTTGTGATGGAAGACAAAAAGGTAGAAATTATTACGAAGATTTCGCAAAAGCATTGCCTGATGACACAATTATTTTGACTGCTGGTTGTGCAAAATACAGATACAACAAATTAAACCTAGGAGATATCAATGGAATTCCAAGAGTATTAGATGCAGGTCAATGCAACGACTCATATTCATTAGTTGTCATAGCCCAAGCTTTACAAGAAGCTTTTGGTCTTGATGATATCAACGATTTACCAATTAGCTACAACATCGCATGGTACGAACAAAAAGCAGTAATCGTACTACTTGCACTTTTGAGCTTAGGCGTTAAAAATATTCATCTTGGACCAACTCTTCCTGCATTCCTATCTCCAAATGTAGCCAATGTTTTGGTAGAAAATTTTGGAATTGCTCCAATAGGAGAAGTTGATGAAGATATGGAAAAATTTGGAATTAAAACAAAATAA